The Acidobacteriota bacterium genome has a segment encoding these proteins:
- the prfB gene encoding peptide chain release factor 2 encodes MFDLPGLRSRIASLDKELSNPESWADSEKRETLGRERARAERKLVFYESVERAHQDAATYLELLREGEDAGEDLEAALLNFSQLLERLEISLMLSGENDSRNSFLSINAGAGGTESQDWAEILLRMYLRWAEEHDYETQIVDRQLGEEAGVKSATLRVTGEYAYGYLKAESGVHRLVRLSPFDANHRRHTSFASVFAYPEVDDSIKIQIEDKDLRIDTFRAGGHGGQHVNVTDSAVRIVHLPTNITVQCQNERSQHKNRDMAMRVLRARLYEHERQKRAAEREKQEAQKKDIAWGSQIRSYVLHPYKMVKDHRTGQEAGDAQRVLDGDLDEFMAAYLLKAAPGEAREE; translated from the coding sequence ATCTTTGACCTCCCGGGCCTTCGTTCGCGCATAGCTTCCCTCGACAAGGAACTCTCAAATCCCGAAAGCTGGGCCGACTCGGAGAAGCGCGAGACGCTCGGGCGGGAGCGCGCCCGCGCCGAGCGGAAGCTGGTCTTTTACGAATCGGTCGAGCGGGCGCACCAGGACGCCGCGACTTATCTGGAGCTCCTGCGCGAGGGGGAGGACGCGGGGGAGGACCTCGAGGCGGCGCTCCTCAATTTCTCGCAGCTCCTTGAGCGCCTCGAAATTTCCCTCATGCTCTCCGGGGAGAACGATTCCAGGAACTCCTTCCTCTCCATCAACGCGGGCGCCGGAGGTACCGAGTCGCAGGACTGGGCCGAGATTCTTCTGCGCATGTACCTTCGCTGGGCCGAGGAGCACGACTACGAGACGCAGATCGTTGACCGGCAGCTCGGCGAGGAGGCCGGCGTCAAGTCGGCCACCCTGCGCGTCACGGGCGAATACGCCTACGGCTACCTGAAGGCCGAGTCGGGCGTCCACCGCCTCGTGCGCCTCTCCCCCTTCGACGCGAACCACCGCCGCCACACCTCCTTCGCCTCGGTTTTCGCTTACCCCGAGGTGGACGACTCGATCAAGATTCAAATCGAGGACAAGGATCTCCGCATCGACACCTTCCGCGCGGGGGGCCACGGCGGCCAGCACGTGAACGTCACCGACTCGGCGGTGCGCATCGTCCACCTTCCCACGAACATCACCGTGCAGTGCCAGAACGAGCGCTCCCAGCACAAGAACCGCGACATGGCCATGCGGGTGCTGCGCGCCCGGCTCTACGAGCACGAGCGCCAGAAGCGCGCGGCCGAGCGCGAGAAGCAGGAGGCGCAGAAGAAGGACATCGCGTGGGGCTCCCAGATCCGCTCCTACGTCCTCCACCCGTACAAAATGGTCAAGGACCACCGCACCGGCCAGGAGGCGGGTGACGCCCAGCGGGTGCTGGACGGGGACCTGGACGAGTTCATGGCGGCGTACCTGCTCAAGGCGGCGCCCGGGGAAGCGCGGGAAGAGTGA
- a CDS encoding FHA domain-containing protein, protein MEITESCMTLGRCFQGTELVDTSMSRKHAVIEIYGDRGILLRDLASINGTLVNEQLIAQTQLKDGDVVRMGLTEFKLRVQPKSS, encoded by the coding sequence ATGGAAATCACCGAGAGCTGCATGACTCTGGGACGCTGCTTTCAGGGCACGGAGCTTGTGGACACATCCATGTCACGCAAGCACGCCGTGATCGAGATCTACGGCGACCGCGGGATTCTCTTGCGCGATCTAGCCTCCATCAACGGCACCCTTGTGAACGAGCAGCTTATCGCTCAGACACAACTCAAGGATGGTGACGTCGTCCGTATGGGGCTGACGGAGTTCAAGCTTCGAGTCCAGCCGAAGTCCTCATAG
- a CDS encoding FHA domain-containing protein: MGVQGGAGLGRTELPSHLRITLEIISGLQKGRTLEITDSCMTLGRCLRGIELTDVAISRKHAVIEVYGDRGILLRDLASINGTQVNGQLIAQAQLKDGDVVRMGTTEFRVQVQSKPS, from the coding sequence ATGGGCGTGCAAGGCGGCGCCGGACTAGGCAGGACGGAGCTGCCTTCCCACCTTCGCATAACGCTGGAGATAATCAGCGGTCTTCAAAAAGGCCGGACGCTGGAAATCACCGATAGCTGCATGACTCTGGGACGCTGCCTCCGGGGTATAGAGCTTACGGACGTAGCCATTTCACGCAAGCACGCCGTGATTGAAGTCTACGGCGACCGCGGGATTCTCTTGCGCGATCTGGCCTCCATCAACGGCACCCAGGTGAACGGGCAGCTTATCGCTCAGGCACAGCTCAAGGACGGCGACGTCGTCCGCATGGGGACGACGGAGTTCAGGGTTCAAGTCCAGTCGAAGCCCTCCTAG
- the tsaB gene encoding tRNA (adenosine(37)-N6)-threonylcarbamoyltransferase complex dimerization subunit type 1 TsaB — MLLASIDLATAEGSVALLDASGGVAKETAFTCRNDHSARALPALHRLLKAMGRDVENIEAFAVTTGPGSFTGLRVALGVVEGMTFGRKDVPVAGVGTLYAAALAVQGEGRFVCPLLNAGRGDVYAALYESGDGEIVERVAPRVAKPREWMAALAEFLSNGSAGSEKIVFHGTGVPLVEEFPAPPRWKRARRRKLRLALPAARYAARLLERGEPLPPPRLAYIKPPDVRMPGPAVLNR, encoded by the coding sequence ATGCTCCTCGCCTCGATCGACCTCGCCACGGCCGAAGGAAGCGTCGCGCTTCTTGACGCGAGCGGGGGTGTTGCAAAAGAGACGGCCTTCACCTGCCGGAACGACCACTCGGCGCGCGCCCTGCCGGCGCTTCACCGGCTGCTGAAGGCCATGGGGCGGGACGTGGAAAATATCGAAGCGTTCGCCGTCACCACGGGCCCGGGCTCGTTCACGGGGCTGCGCGTGGCGCTCGGCGTGGTGGAGGGCATGACGTTCGGCCGGAAGGACGTTCCCGTCGCTGGCGTGGGGACGCTTTACGCGGCGGCGCTCGCCGTGCAGGGCGAAGGGCGCTTCGTCTGCCCGCTCCTCAACGCCGGCCGCGGCGACGTCTACGCCGCACTCTATGAATCGGGAGACGGCGAGATCGTCGAGCGCGTCGCCCCCCGCGTCGCCAAGCCGCGGGAATGGATGGCCGCGTTGGCCGAGTTCCTCTCGAACGGCTCCGCCGGGAGCGAAAAGATTGTTTTCCACGGCACGGGCGTGCCGCTCGTGGAAGAATTTCCCGCTCCGCCGCGCTGGAAAAGAGCGCGCAGGCGGAAGCTGCGCCTCGCCCTGCCCGCCGCCCGCTACGCCGCCCGTCTTCTGGAGCGCGGCGAGCCTCTTCCTCCCCCGCGCCTCGCCTACATCAAGCCTCCGGACGTGCGAATGCCCGGCCCGGCGGTTTTAAATCGCTAA
- a CDS encoding CAP domain-containing protein, protein MGGRRPLGLLAFAGAAIYVLLGPRGETFELRPTNEERIMLYKANEERTKRGIPPLTLAADASATARSYSLLMAETKRIEHIDTRGRGPGQRLAKARLHATVYGENIAYHRSPTEAHYAFMGSPPHRANLLDPGYREMGVGVFVDRQRDVWVTELFLTRLPYNDEGLALTMLRERVDELRQPPKLTPLQWDAVLAAYLADTVRTQPPSSKPSAVTLPPFLRDVLAATSTFTSSKLSPSSKPAALLRDKRLTHMGASVRIEHTKDYAFYYRADLAVYQSR, encoded by the coding sequence ATGGGCGGAAGACGTCCCCTGGGCCTTCTTGCGTTCGCTGGAGCGGCGATTTACGTGCTCCTTGGCCCACGGGGGGAAACGTTCGAGCTTCGGCCCACGAACGAGGAACGCATCATGCTTTACAAAGCGAACGAGGAGCGCACCAAGCGCGGCATTCCCCCGCTTACGCTGGCGGCGGACGCAAGCGCCACCGCGCGCAGCTACAGCCTTTTGATGGCGGAAACGAAGCGCATTGAGCACATCGACACGCGCGGGCGCGGCCCGGGCCAGCGCCTCGCGAAAGCCAGGCTGCACGCCACGGTCTACGGCGAAAACATCGCTTATCACCGCTCCCCCACGGAGGCCCATTATGCGTTCATGGGAAGCCCGCCCCATCGCGCCAATTTGCTCGACCCCGGCTACCGCGAGATGGGCGTCGGTGTGTTCGTGGACCGCCAGCGAGACGTCTGGGTGACGGAACTTTTTCTCACGCGCCTTCCGTACAACGACGAAGGGCTGGCGCTTACGATGTTGCGGGAGCGCGTGGACGAGCTTCGCCAGCCGCCGAAACTCACGCCGCTCCAATGGGATGCGGTGCTTGCGGCCTACCTTGCCGACACGGTCCGCACGCAGCCGCCCTCGTCCAAGCCTTCCGCCGTCACCCTTCCTCCCTTTCTCCGTGACGTGCTCGCCGCGACCTCGACGTTCACGTCCTCGAAGCTGAGTCCCTCCTCCAAGCCGGCGGCCCTCCTGCGCGACAAGCGCCTTACCCACATGGGCGCGTCGGTGCGAATCGAGCACACCAAGGATTACGCCTTTTACTACCGGGCCGATCTGGCCGTTTACCAAAGCCGGTAG
- a CDS encoding cyclic nucleotide-binding domain-containing protein, translating into MESNESTIQALARLPHFRDLLARDREILAQYAEVRSFSRGEFVVREGEPGQAVFFLVEGSVEVIQASEKGKETALARLRDDVFGEMSFLSSAPRSAGIRALEDTKAVSFTKEAFHELCRAHPTLGLRVLESVSKASSVHLRDVDRQLLRALRAGRKHRIIAAASITALVAVFVWLHFYLKTLAIEETPRMTAFQASWQEEARYRSPLERLEATEVAAPMDGVVEAVHFADGDAVREGDALVKLEGGAFVRALRRAEAEFLKRRQNPENVPQDVLQLRLAEAELAVFAARAKLAQTVLRAPHAGTVHMHDSLRTIEKGDAIYLGDAVATVRRPKNYGFTLCVSEPDASRFPVGRTIRVRVPEISAELYGQVVFRAFEATPVEGALCRSVSVQIVEAPEELAARLPPHVEGLQVGMTCEVMGMEGS; encoded by the coding sequence ATGGAATCGAACGAGAGCACCATCCAGGCCCTCGCCAGGCTTCCGCATTTTCGTGACCTGCTCGCCCGCGACCGGGAAATTCTCGCCCAATACGCGGAGGTGCGCTCCTTCTCTCGAGGCGAGTTCGTCGTGCGGGAGGGCGAACCGGGCCAGGCGGTCTTCTTCCTCGTCGAGGGAAGCGTCGAGGTAATTCAGGCGAGCGAGAAGGGAAAAGAGACAGCGCTCGCGCGCCTGCGGGACGACGTCTTCGGCGAGATGTCCTTCCTGAGCAGCGCGCCTCGCTCGGCGGGTATTCGCGCCCTCGAAGACACGAAGGCCGTTTCCTTCACGAAGGAAGCGTTTCACGAGCTATGCCGCGCACATCCCACGCTCGGACTTCGGGTTCTGGAAAGCGTTTCCAAGGCTTCGAGCGTCCACCTGCGCGACGTGGACCGCCAGCTTCTTCGCGCGCTCCGGGCGGGCCGAAAGCATCGCATCATCGCGGCCGCGTCGATAACGGCGCTGGTCGCCGTTTTCGTGTGGCTTCACTTTTACCTCAAGACGCTCGCAATAGAAGAGACGCCCCGCATGACTGCCTTCCAGGCGTCGTGGCAGGAGGAGGCACGCTACCGCTCTCCGCTTGAGCGCCTCGAAGCCACGGAAGTCGCGGCGCCCATGGACGGCGTGGTCGAGGCTGTCCATTTTGCCGACGGCGACGCCGTCCGGGAAGGGGACGCCTTGGTCAAGCTTGAAGGCGGGGCGTTCGTGCGCGCGCTTCGGAGGGCCGAGGCCGAATTTCTCAAGCGAAGGCAGAATCCCGAAAACGTTCCGCAGGACGTGCTTCAGTTGCGCCTTGCGGAGGCCGAGCTGGCCGTGTTCGCCGCGCGCGCCAAGCTTGCCCAGACCGTGCTCCGCGCCCCCCACGCCGGCACGGTGCACATGCATGATTCCCTGAGAACCATCGAGAAAGGCGACGCGATTTACCTGGGCGACGCGGTGGCGACGGTGCGCCGGCCCAAAAACTACGGCTTCACGCTCTGCGTGAGCGAGCCGGATGCTTCACGCTTTCCAGTGGGGCGAACGATTCGCGTCCGGGTGCCGGAGATTTCGGCCGAGCTTTACGGACAGGTGGTCTTCCGGGCCTTTGAGGCTACACCCGTTGAAGGGGCTCTCTGCCGCAGTGTAAGCGTGCAAATCGTCGAGGCACCGGAAGAGCTCGCCGCACGCTTGCCCCCGCACGTCGAGGGCCTGCAAGTCGGCATGACCTGCGAGGTCATGGGCATGGAGGGATCGTGA
- a CDS encoding homocysteine S-methyltransferase family protein, producing the protein MPSRSILDRLKGGEVLVLDGGTGSELQRRGVDVNKGSTVERRPTTPHKYATTATPTVGSLGVWSAAANLDAPDVVRKIHEDYLDAGAEIVTSNNFYTSRSMMAVIGEEDRWVEYARRGGELAVEARNAVNPEAYVAGGFAPFKYSQDLRKEFEDVSGVLARAGVDFLLPEFLGGHLVLDSPIGDCVTAAEACAKTNLPVFLGICEVTEKGTMHRGESFAELVAALKGRRVDGILLMCSSPSEISASLPELRKAFDGPVGAYAEVGYDENPRFGSSPDEPFWLCGTYGITPEQYAGFAREWKEMGAQIIGGCCATGPEHIRAIRPVVKG; encoded by the coding sequence ATGCCGTCGCGCAGCATTCTTGACCGGCTCAAGGGGGGCGAGGTTCTGGTTTTGGACGGGGGCACGGGGAGCGAGCTGCAGAGACGCGGGGTCGACGTGAACAAGGGCTCGACCGTCGAACGACGGCCCACGACGCCCCACAAGTACGCGACCACCGCGACCCCCACGGTCGGGAGCCTCGGCGTGTGGTCGGCGGCCGCCAACCTTGACGCCCCGGACGTCGTCCGGAAGATTCACGAGGATTACCTCGACGCCGGGGCCGAGATCGTGACCAGCAACAACTTCTATACGAGCCGGTCCATGATGGCGGTTATAGGCGAGGAGGACCGGTGGGTGGAGTACGCGCGGCGGGGCGGAGAGCTGGCCGTCGAGGCGCGCAACGCCGTCAACCCCGAGGCGTACGTGGCGGGCGGCTTCGCCCCGTTCAAGTACAGCCAGGACCTTCGCAAGGAGTTCGAGGACGTCTCGGGCGTCCTCGCCCGGGCCGGCGTGGATTTTCTTCTTCCTGAATTCCTGGGAGGGCACCTGGTGCTCGACAGCCCCATCGGGGACTGCGTCACGGCGGCGGAGGCCTGCGCGAAGACGAATCTGCCGGTGTTCCTCGGGATATGCGAGGTCACGGAGAAGGGGACGATGCACCGCGGAGAGTCCTTCGCCGAGCTCGTCGCGGCGCTCAAGGGCCGCAGGGTGGACGGCATTCTTCTCATGTGCAGCTCCCCGAGTGAAATCTCGGCCTCACTGCCAGAGCTCCGCAAGGCTTTCGACGGTCCAGTGGGCGCCTACGCGGAAGTCGGGTACGACGAGAACCCCAGGTTCGGCTCCTCGCCGGACGAGCCGTTCTGGCTTTGCGGGACGTACGGAATCACGCCGGAGCAGTACGCCGGGTTCGCGCGGGAGTGGAAGGAGATGGGGGCGCAGATAATCGGGGGATGCTGCGCGACTGGGCCGGAGCACATCAGGGCCATCCGGCCGGTCGTGAAGGGTTAA
- a CDS encoding FAD-dependent oxidoreductase has protein sequence MKSKFSQAVHTPQYAAFRRAMRLARLSRRPGMPPFDELIEMRPSPTSETAGPNGWTRRRFLKTSGAAALTLAGGGLLTSCVKMKGAPRIVVVGAGIAGLEAAYRLKQAGYVAEVYEAAKRVGGRLYSVKDAIAPGLVTEFGASFIDSDHDELLSLVEEFGLGLLDLAGPGENELEEVYIFDGKRYTTAQLGDTFRSLAALMEDDVQTVEKAFGLWEEGDSEGARSLMAPIDELSAAEYLERAGASGDMRAVFAGVYVPEMGLDFDRMSAVSAVGGMLWMDLDAEPFALFGEDYARYTVAEGCQAIAHGLAERIEGQVKLGHRLEAVRSKGDGFVLTFQDPNGAAVDVEADFVIMTVPFSVLRDIEMRMEMPDIKRKAIAELGHGMSPKLQVGFNKRVWRESGLSGTTYSSEPFQSAWDDSQLRGGEAGCLTIYPGGREGVKLGEGTAAEQVERLMPGVEKSIPGVSAELSGKAERFHWPSYPFALCGYSNYTVGQWTTIAGSEAEPVGNMFFAGEHCSGSSFVNSAAESGKSVAEALAAHLGKNANKPKVT, from the coding sequence ATGAAGTCAAAATTTTCCCAAGCAGTTCACACCCCTCAATATGCCGCCTTTCGGCGCGCCATGCGCCTGGCGCGTCTCTCACGGCGCCCCGGCATGCCTCCCTTCGACGAACTGATTGAAATGCGGCCGTCCCCGACGTCCGAGACGGCGGGTCCGAACGGATGGACGCGGCGGCGCTTCTTGAAAACTTCCGGTGCCGCGGCCCTGACGCTCGCGGGCGGCGGTCTTCTGACATCTTGCGTAAAAATGAAGGGCGCACCGCGCATCGTCGTCGTGGGGGCGGGCATAGCCGGCCTCGAGGCGGCGTACAGGCTGAAGCAGGCGGGCTACGTGGCCGAGGTGTACGAGGCCGCAAAGCGCGTGGGTGGACGCCTCTACAGCGTGAAGGACGCCATCGCGCCCGGGCTCGTGACGGAGTTCGGGGCCTCGTTCATCGATTCCGACCACGACGAGCTACTGTCCCTCGTGGAGGAGTTCGGGCTCGGGCTCCTCGACCTGGCCGGACCCGGGGAGAACGAGCTGGAGGAGGTCTACATCTTCGACGGAAAGCGCTACACCACCGCCCAGCTTGGGGACACCTTCCGGTCCCTCGCCGCACTCATGGAGGACGACGTCCAGACGGTCGAGAAGGCGTTCGGCCTGTGGGAGGAAGGCGACTCGGAAGGGGCCCGCTCCCTGATGGCCCCCATCGACGAGCTCTCCGCGGCGGAATACCTCGAACGGGCCGGAGCGAGCGGCGATATGCGCGCCGTGTTCGCGGGAGTCTACGTGCCCGAGATGGGCCTCGACTTCGACCGGATGTCGGCCGTTTCCGCGGTCGGCGGAATGCTATGGATGGACCTCGACGCGGAGCCGTTCGCCCTGTTCGGGGAGGACTACGCCCGGTACACCGTAGCGGAAGGCTGCCAGGCGATTGCCCACGGGCTCGCCGAGCGCATAGAGGGGCAAGTCAAGCTCGGGCACAGGCTGGAGGCCGTCCGGAGCAAGGGCGACGGATTCGTCCTGACCTTCCAGGACCCGAACGGCGCCGCGGTGGACGTCGAGGCGGACTTCGTGATTATGACGGTTCCCTTCTCGGTTCTCCGCGACATCGAAATGCGGATGGAGATGCCGGACATCAAGAGGAAAGCCATCGCCGAGCTGGGCCACGGCATGAGCCCCAAGTTGCAGGTGGGCTTCAACAAGCGCGTGTGGCGCGAGTCGGGGCTCTCGGGCACGACCTATAGCAGCGAACCCTTCCAGTCGGCGTGGGACGACAGCCAACTGCGGGGCGGCGAGGCCGGCTGCCTCACCATCTACCCGGGCGGACGGGAGGGGGTGAAGCTCGGGGAGGGAACGGCCGCGGAGCAGGTCGAGCGCTTGATGCCGGGAGTGGAAAAATCCATTCCGGGCGTGTCGGCCGAGCTCAGCGGAAAAGCGGAGCGCTTCCACTGGCCCAGCTATCCCTTCGCCTTGTGCGGCTACAGCAACTACACGGTCGGCCAGTGGACCACCATCGCCGGCTCGGAGGCCGAGCCGGTCGGCAACATGTTCTTCGCCGGCGAGCACTGCAGCGGTTCCTCGTTCGTTAACAGCGCCGCCGAGAGCGGCAAAAGCGTCGCCGAAGCCCTGGCGGCCCACCTCGGAAAAAACGCAAACAAACCAAAGGTGACATAG
- a CDS encoding NAD(P)/FAD-dependent oxidoreductase yields MKHKKFPSTRTPQFAAMQRVMHAARLARRPEFPPFDELVDLASTRSETPPSSGWTRRRFLKTSGTALALAGSGLLASCARMKGAPRIAVVGAGLAGLNAAYTLKKAGYRAEVYEAAKRVGGRIYSVKDVIAPGLVTELGASFFDPGHEDFISLVEEFGLTPLDLLSPSETELQTAFYFDGKRYTDAQVAEAFREMAERVEDDVETHREAGRLSGEGETEKANAMRAPLDALTAAEYLDRVGLARAWPRSAFEAILVAEFGLDFEQMSALNFLSGLAYSTYDGDAFALWGEDYARYTLLEGCQAVVQALADRVEGQINFGHRLEAVTSKGDGFVLTFEGPSASAVDVKADLVIVTIPFSVLRGIDLRVEMPPLKRKVIDEMGYGMNPKIQIGFHKRVWREKGYGGDGYSDEPFCGMWDDSQMRPGDAGCITIYPGGQRALDLGEGTVPEQVERLMPGIENTIPGISAEYNGRAERFHWPTYPFSLGSYTCYLPGQRTTIAGWQVTPVGNMFFAGEHCNRGYKGLLESAARSGRRVAEDLAARLGSPAGAAKSAPPAEAEESAPPAEAEEDASG; encoded by the coding sequence ATGAAACACAAAAAATTCCCCTCAACTCGCACTCCCCAATTCGCCGCCATGCAGCGTGTGATGCACGCCGCACGCCTTGCGCGGCGACCGGAATTCCCTCCCTTCGATGAACTCGTCGACCTTGCCTCGACAAGGTCTGAGACGCCTCCGTCGTCAGGATGGACGCGGCGGCGCTTCTTGAAAACTTCCGGCACGGCCCTGGCGCTCGCGGGCAGCGGCCTTCTGGCCTCCTGCGCGAGAATGAAGGGCGCGCCGCGCATCGCCGTCGTAGGGGCCGGGCTCGCCGGCCTGAACGCCGCGTACACGCTCAAGAAGGCCGGCTATCGCGCCGAGGTGTACGAGGCCGCGAAGCGCGTGGGCGGACGCATTTATTCCGTGAAGGACGTCATCGCTCCCGGGCTCGTGACGGAGCTCGGGGCCTCGTTCTTCGATCCCGGCCACGAGGACTTCATCTCCCTCGTGGAGGAGTTCGGATTAACGCCGCTGGATCTGTTGTCGCCCAGCGAGACGGAGCTGCAGACGGCCTTCTACTTCGACGGCAAGCGCTACACCGACGCGCAGGTCGCCGAGGCCTTCCGGGAAATGGCCGAGCGCGTCGAAGACGACGTCGAGACGCACCGGGAAGCCGGGCGTCTGAGCGGCGAGGGCGAGACGGAGAAGGCGAACGCCATGAGGGCCCCCCTCGACGCGCTCACCGCCGCGGAATACCTCGACCGCGTCGGCCTGGCCAGAGCCTGGCCCCGCAGCGCGTTCGAGGCGATCCTGGTGGCCGAGTTCGGCCTCGATTTCGAACAGATGTCGGCACTCAATTTCCTAAGCGGCCTCGCCTACTCGACTTATGACGGGGACGCGTTCGCGCTCTGGGGCGAGGACTACGCCCGGTACACGCTCCTCGAAGGCTGCCAGGCGGTGGTCCAGGCGCTCGCCGACCGCGTCGAGGGGCAGATCAATTTCGGGCACAGGCTGGAGGCCGTGACCAGCAAGGGCGACGGCTTCGTTCTGACTTTCGAGGGCCCGAGCGCCTCCGCGGTGGACGTCAAGGCGGACCTCGTCATCGTGACCATCCCCTTCTCGGTCCTGCGCGGCATCGACCTGAGGGTGGAGATGCCGCCCCTCAAGAGAAAGGTCATCGACGAGATGGGCTACGGCATGAACCCCAAGATCCAGATTGGCTTCCATAAGCGCGTGTGGCGCGAGAAGGGGTACGGGGGCGACGGCTACAGCGACGAGCCGTTCTGTGGGATGTGGGACGACAGCCAGATGCGGCCCGGAGACGCCGGCTGCATCACCATCTACCCCGGCGGCCAGCGCGCGCTCGACCTCGGGGAGGGGACCGTACCGGAACAGGTCGAGCGCCTGATGCCGGGAATCGAAAACACCATTCCCGGAATCTCCGCCGAGTACAACGGCAGGGCCGAGCGCTTCCACTGGCCCACCTATCCCTTCTCCCTGGGCAGCTACACCTGCTACCTGCCCGGCCAGCGGACGACCATCGCCGGCTGGCAGGTCACGCCGGTCGGCAACATGTTCTTCGCCGGCGAGCACTGCAACAGGGGCTACAAGGGACTCCTCGAGAGCGCCGCCCGCAGCGGCAGGCGCGTCGCCGAGGACCTCGCGGCCAGACTCGGCTCGCCTGCGGGGGCAGCGAAGAGCGCACCGCCCGCGGAGGCGGAGGAGAGCGCGCCGCCCGCGGAGGCGGAGGAGGACGCGTCGGGCTGA
- a CDS encoding DUF2914 domain-containing protein, with product MRVLPTTLLMTVLLVVPLWSQEGDAPEETTAITVDRIAACTGIEEREPVGSSDSFPADVGEVYCFTHIKGADGETTVTHVWYQGETERARVELNVRSASWRTWSKKKIPAEWAGSWRVVVVDESDNEIGSTSFTVGE from the coding sequence ATGAGAGTTCTTCCCACGACGCTTCTAATGACCGTCTTGCTTGTGGTGCCGCTTTGGAGCCAGGAAGGCGACGCCCCTGAAGAAACCACGGCAATTACCGTGGACCGGATTGCCGCCTGCACGGGCATCGAAGAGCGGGAGCCCGTCGGTTCCTCGGATTCCTTCCCGGCCGATGTGGGTGAGGTATATTGCTTCACGCACATAAAGGGCGCCGATGGCGAAACAACTGTCACCCATGTCTGGTACCAGGGAGAGACGGAGCGGGCGCGCGTCGAGCTCAACGTGCGTTCCGCCTCCTGGCGGACGTGGAGCAAGAAGAAGATTCCCGCCGAGTGGGCGGGCTCGTGGCGCGTCGTAGTGGTCGACGAGTCGGACAACGAAATCGGGAGCACGTCGTTCACGGTCGGGGAGTAA